The nucleotide window CTTCTCCTTCACAAACACGGAGGGGAAGAAGTCACGCACGATAGTGAAGCCGTAGAAGGGCGCCCAGCATAGCACATAGGCCGAGAGGACACACACAAGCCCTAGAACGGTCCTGCGGCGGCAGCGCAGCCTCCGGCGGATCTGCTCTGTCTGGAAGCCGGGCACTGCCTTGAACCAGAGCTCCTGGGACACCCTAGCATAGCACAGGGTCATGACGACCACAGGGCCCACAAACTCGAGGCCGAAGACGAAGAGGAAGTAGGATTTATAGTAGAGCTGCTGGTCCACTGGCCAGATCTGGCCACAGAAGATCTTCTCCTGGCTCTCCACGATGACCAGCACGGTCTCCGTGGTGAAGTAGGCGGCTGGGATGGCGATGAGGATGGACACGGACCACACCAGGAAGATGAGGCCCGCCGCTGTTTGACACTTCATTCGGGGTCTCAGAGGGTGCACTATGGCCAGGTACCTGggcaagaagagaagaggagtCAACGCGGAAGGAGCCCGCCTGTGATACTGGGTGTTACCCGAGGGACACGCGCGGGACTAGGGCTCTGCAGCAAACCTCAGCTCCACCTCTAACTTCTCATCTCCGCTTTCTCTCTGCCCAAGTAGCTGGGTGGTTTAAAGATTAAATGTGATAATGAATACACTATTCCTAGCTAAGTTTTAAACCTGTCATGTACTGGGGGAAATTACTGTTAAATTAGTAATTATAGTTCCCACAGGTCTCTGGCCAGGCAGCGTTCCATCAGTTCTCCTAAGGCCTGTAAGGTTCAAAGTTAAATAGGCCTGACAACTCCAACTTGAATTGGTTTGATAGGAAAAATCACCCTTTCCAACCAAAGCATGggccaaggttttgtttttattccaggTTTTAGAAAGCATTGTTCTGCACGCAAAGAGGAAAAGTGTATTTACCTCATTTTCCACCTGGAAAGATTCAGGCTGTTGAAAGATGAGGGGCTTTCTCAAGGTTATAGGACACAAGACCCTTGGCAGAAAATGTTTAGACCCCAGCTCACAGGGCTGATGTGAAAATCAATTAGTGTatacaggactttttttttttttcaaccacaaAGCATCAGGCAGTAAAAGATGCTGCTTTTGTTCGCTCCCAAAGAGCCTACACTGTTACCACAGtggtccaggaagcagagagcacttTATGAGGCTGTGAGTCACCCGGGTGGTATGATGGCACCCTTCCCAGAGTGCACGTTTATGCGGAGAGCTCTGGCTTCCTGGAAGGCTTTGCAAAGCTTGCAGGGTTGGGAGAAGGATGGGAGTGGAGTGGGAAGGACCGGCCAGCACGGGAACAAACTCTTTTGTGTCCACAGCTGACTCCAGGCAGAGTCGCTGGCAATGTGACAGGGCCCTGAAGGAGAGCCAGGCCGATTCTGTGCCCTTTGTAGACAACCCTTTCAGGTCATCTTTCTCGGGACTTTGATCTGAAGAAAGGTCCCTTCTTGTGATTTTCTGACTGAATTTCACAAGTAATCATCCCACAGTGGGCGAACCAGGAGGAACCTGGAGTCTGAAGAAGCTGGATAGGGCATGTTTACCCTCTGGATACCCCAGATAGATAGCTGCTGCAGGGCACCAGCATGCATACCTGGAACTTCAGGCAACTTCTTAGTGCTGGAAAACTGGAACAGGATTATGTGCATTGTTGGCATTGTGCATACATGGACCCTTCATAGCAACCATCATGctggctggagtgtggctcagtggtaattTGTCTCGTCTCATAtgcagaggctctgggttcacatcaccccaacatacacacacacacacacacacacacacacacacacacacatacacacacatgctatctCTTAGTTACTAAGTTGTGATTAAAATACTACGACAAAAACAtcttaagaaaggaagggcttattttgcctcacagtttGAGGCTATAAtccatccatcatggcagggaagtcatggcaggggcttgaagcagctggccacATCATATCTACAACCAGTAGAGTGATGAATGCCAGTGCTCAAATTGTGTTAGCCATATTACACAGTCGATCCTCACCCAGGCAATGATCCCACCCAGTTAACACTGTTGTCACTGATACACGAACCAACAGGCAAAGTGCAGAACACTGTTCTGGAGAGTTCCATCAGCCTTGGCTCTGGCACTCCATATTAGTCTGAAGTTTACAACAGCAAGCCCATACATTCATTTAGGTAATCTCAACCCTACCAAAGGTATAAAAGAACAAAGATGCCCATTTGATGGAAAGGCCAGCGGAAGCATGAAGAAGTGGAATGAGTTCTCAAAGCTGTACAGCTTCTTGACCCACATCTTTCCACCAAACCCATGTTCTCTCTAATACACCTCCCTTCCCAGCAGGATGGGGCATGCTCCCTTCTCCCTGACCTTCACCAGATCTCAGCAACCATCTCTTTCCTCTACCACAGACTCGTTTTCTCCCTACACCATTCCTTGAGGCAGTCAGACTATTGgcagcttcctttctctctctatgAGCATGGCTTTACTTGCTCTGTGTCCACTGCTGCAGCGCATTAGGTTCAGATCCTCTCAGAGACAACGGTTCCTAGAGAACAACAAATAAAGGCTACCAGGGTGCCGTGGAGGTATGATAACCATGGACCGGGTGTTTCAGTTGGGACTCCATGCCTATCCCCATCCAAGGTCACATGAGAACGGTGGTTGAAGAACCTACCAGGCTGGCCATGGCATGGTAACAGACCCCAGGGATGAACTTGTTGGGGGCATCTGTGCTTTCAGAGCCGGGACAACGTGACTCAACACCAGTGGACACACACCTCGGCTGGTTTCCTCAGCACTGCAGGCCAGGGGAAGAGGAGGCTCCCAGCATTTCCTAAGCAGCAGACCAGAATGTTACAGACACCTCAAGCAGTGTGGCGGTTTCCACATCAAAGAGGAGGCCCAGAGGCCAAGCccaagggctggggtgggggtggggacttcTTGCAGGATCTTGCCAATGCCTTCCTCCAGGTTATTGTTGTCTGGTAGAGTTTTAGATCTTCTGAAATTTGATCCCATCCTTTTTGATCACTATTCTGAAGAGTCAGTCCCTGGTTCACACGCTTCCCCTAGACTCTGCCGTCTCTGGAGGGATCCCACCTCCTGGCTTCCTCAAACACTGCTCTGGTCTCTTAGAAGACCTTTTGGGGATCATTTGTTGACGACCATGTTGAAGTCTACCTCCTGCACCACCTCTTCAGCCCACTGCACACTGCCCTTCTCCAAGCCTCACTGTAAACATAACCTTGGCTTTTATTAAACAGCTCTGCCGGCATTAGTCCCTTGCCTTAATTGATCCTTGTCTGTACCTTTTCTCACGTTTACCGTCTGTGAGTGTGGGGCgagttttaaaaactttaatagAACTTTACCCTGTCCATGGTTTGGTACTGGGTGAACAGAAACTTTCATTGTCAAAAAGACCGTTTGGGGAAAGGGACAAAGATGTGTTTACTTAGCCTGAGACTGAGATGCAGTGTGGGGCTAAGCAATCAAATGCTGGAAATGCAGTAAGAGAGTCAGGGCTGAACTTTGCAGGAGGTGAGGCTCAGCTAGGCATGTTGCTTTTGACAGGACATTTCATTCCAGTCTACAGCTTACAAGGTTCAGAATATGTATCAGTGATTTCAGAAAGAAACCAGTTATGTTCAAGAAGATTTGGTGGGCTACAGCCTCACTCACCCCCATTAAGCCACAAAGCCTTCTCTCTGTTCCTGGAACCATGGAGTCTGTTCCTGCCTCGAGGCTTTTGTGCTTACAAATCCTGTTATCCGAGGCACTGTCTCTCAACCCTCACAAAGTGAACCTTCCAGTCACTCTTGGGCCATCGGAGCGTCAACTCAGAGACACCTCTCCTGACTCGTCTACACTGTCTCTCCCACTCCATCATTCTTGATGTTTCTGTTGGTGTGTTTCTCtgttagttgttgttgttgttgttgttgttgttaggtttgggtttgtttgtttgtttctcactTCTGAACTCACCTTCCATAGTTCTTTGCCTGACAGAGAGCTCTCTTCATCCCTTGGGTATAGCTTCATCAGGAGTGAGATACTTTACTCTGTTTGCCACCGCATCCCCAGCCTTTGGAATAGTATCTGGCACCGAACAGTTATTCTACAGGACACTCTTTTTGCAAGAATGCACGTATGCATGAGTGAATAAAAGTTAGGATGGATCTGGCAGGGGGCAGCTGGGCAGAACCAAGAGACACTATAAGCAGAAGATCAAAAGCAGAGGAAGACTAAGACCATCCAGCCAAGTGAGCCTTCACGGGAACAAGTGTGACCAGGACAATTGATCAAATGCTCTAGAACAGAGACTGGCCAGGGTGAGAGGAACTTTCCAGCCTTGAGGCCTAGAAGGACAGTGAAAGCAAGAAGAGAGACACTAAATCTATGCTGCTAGCAGATAAGCTGTTCCGAGGGGCCATGCTTGGGGGCCCAGTTCCTAGCCTTAGACTGTGATTTGTACATCATAAAACAACCCTCAGTTAGCTGGAAACCCTCCAGCTTATTCAGTTTTGCTGTCACGTGGTCTTTTTAATATTAACTTAAGAACCATGCTATTCTGTCCAAGCATGGCAGCACAAGCCTATAATCCAAGCATTCTGATGCATGAGGCAGAAGGaattttgagttcaaagccatcctgagctttacagtgagacccagtctcaaaattaccaagacagaaaaagaaaataccttgcATTGCAGATATGATTGCATTCCATCTTCAAAGCAACTGAGGACATGAGACTCTCTTACTGTCCTcaaagcctgaggcaggaagaaggcagatAACCAGTAAGCAGGGGGAAGCCCCACAGTGAGGGAGGGCACCAGCAGGATCAAATCAAGCACACACTAACTATCCTGCAGAAATTTCattcaacaaaataaaggcaTTCTAACAGCGAGGTGTCTATTTGTTATACAGAGGTTAAAAGCTAAGAAAATGGAACCTGAAAAATTGCTGTGTTTTGAATAGCTCACAGGGAAAAAATTAATGACTACTGAACCACAAAACTGAAATTAGATCACAGCaacatagtaaaacaaaaaccatctggGGCAAAGATTACAAAAACTAAAGGTACTGGGGTAGTGAGTCCCCTAAAGTCACCTAAAACTAAGGAAGGCCAGCACCTGGGGTTTTCTCCCACACCTGTGTGCAAATGTCCCATCAGAAGCCCACTCCAAGCACCAACAGCTCTCCCCAGAGCAGAGCATGACCTGATTCACCTTTCTTAGTGTGTCTAGTTTGCACTGTGCAGAGAGATAGATACCATGTTTCAAAGCATCGGAGTTTGGTGTGAAAATTGGATATGTGCTTGAGCTGTCTTGAGGATATTGGTCTTATATCATGGTTCATCAATATCCCTGTTAATAGCTCCTCAGTATTCCTCAGTTTATCCTGGCTTCTTTCCCCCACAGCCGTTAGCCCTCTCCATGGTGAATGGCTCTCACAGAGAAGCAGGACTCTGTCACAGCAGGCTCCTACCTATCCTGCTTCTAGTACCCATGAGCATCTTCTGGGTAAAGCTGTGTCACTGATGTGAAAGTCCAGGCAATGACCCTGTATGTTTTGTCCTGTTCCTGTGCTAAGAGACAAGGCAGCATTTCCATTTTCAAGGAATGACAGAGGCAAAGTTGCAGGAGCCTGTCCTGGGCAGCCCTGAAAGTCACGTGGGAAACAAATAGCATGGCCGACACTATCCTCTGCTAGGTTTCTTTGGATTTCTTGCTTAAGTGGGCAACTGCCCCAAGGTTAGTGACTTatatcaaggacctcaacatccCTGTTATGGGTGACAGAACAGGGGCCCATCAGCTGCTGACTCTCTGACATCCTCTGGGGAAAGGAGGCAGGGGCTCTGCCCCTCAGTGGTCTTAAAGCCAGGCTCTTTTGTGTCCCTTTCCTTAGAAAGCAACCTTTCAGGGGCCTTCCCACCCCCATCTGTACTGCCAGAAAACTTGCTCCATTGCTCTGACTTTGGGCCCAGGTCAAACACCCCAGAGCCCTGGGGCCTTGGAACAAGGAGAGCCTGTGCTGCAGGCTCTCTGGATGAAGAGGATGGCAAGCTCTTTCAAGGTACATGGAAGCCTGATTAGCCCCTCAGGGTAGCTGTCCATAGACCATAACAAGGTGCTTTGTACTTAGAGTTAAATGCACCAACAAGCTTGCAAAGACTCCCTGATCACGGTGATCCTGGTTCCTTAGCACAAGTTCATACCAAGTGAAACATCCAAGAATAAGAAAGACCTGCAGAGGCTGCTCCCACTGACTTCACTCCCCATCTCCAGAGAAGGTCTTGTACTGTTGCATGATGGGTGTGACGTGAGGTGGGATCCAGACAACCCTAACAAAAGTAAGCAACCACACGCTCTCTTTCTGACCCTCCAACGTTTTTATTCAAAACAACTCTCCCAATCTTATTTAAAAACCAGTTAGAGCCGGGATATCACAGTTTAATAGAGGAGGCCTAGATGAGATGTTCATGCAAGAAGTAATTCCTTAtatctcagcccctcccctcaacaCTTCCTCCTACCTGTCTAAGCTGTGATCAGGTATATCTAGAAGAACATCCACAGACTGTGATCAAAGACTTTCCTGTTGTCCAACTCAGGCCTCAGCTACCTCCAGCCCTGATAAGGCTAGGTGTTCAGTCAGTGAGCTTTTGAGTCCCCATAGGTCCCATCTATGGGGAATACAGATGCATGTCATCACCATGCAACTACAGGAAAGAAAGGGACAAAGCCAACCTCCCCCCCTTCTGTGTCCATCTTTGTGGCACTCACCTGTCCACGGCAATGGCCAGGAGGGCATTAGTGGAGACGTAGAGGGAGACAGTTCGCAGGTAGTTGACAGAGGCACACAGGACATGGCCATGCTCCCAGGAGAGCTGGCGTACCACATAGTAGTCCATCTCAAAGGGGCAGCACACAATGGCCACCAGGAAGTCCGAGATGGCCAGGTTGGCAATAAGCAGGTTGGTGAGATTGCGTAGCTTTTTGTAGCGGGCCAGGGTAATGATGAAGATGAAGTTGCCGATGCCACACACCAGCATGATACCCACCAAAGCCATGCCAATGACAATCTTGGCAGCAAAGAAAGTCTGAGAATTGGTcacatcctcctcttcatccaAGGGCGTGTCATAGTCGCCATAGCTGAAAGTGAATGGAGAGGAAGCAGTTTGGGCTCCGTGGGCATCAAGTGCAGAAAGGAAGCTGGTGGAAATGTCCGTGGTATTCTTCTCACCCACAGCCCCCACGGTGGTCTCCATCCAGGCAGGTGCTGCCATGAACACCAGGGGGCGCTGTATCAGAGCAGCGGCTCCAAGGTTCTTGATCCTTCCTAGGTGAGTCAGATCTTCCTGACCAGCATGTGAGGGACACAGTCTCTGAGT belongs to Onychomys torridus chromosome 3, mOncTor1.1, whole genome shotgun sequence and includes:
- the Prokr1 gene encoding prokineticin receptor 1; translated protein: METTVGAVGEKNTTDISTSFLSALDAHGAQTASSPFTFSYGDYDTPLDEEEDVTNSQTFFAAKIVIGMALVGIMLVCGIGNFIFIITLARYKKLRNLTNLLIANLAISDFLVAIVCCPFEMDYYVVRQLSWEHGHVLCASVNYLRTVSLYVSTNALLAIAVDRYLAIVHPLRPRMKCQTAAGLIFLVWSVSILIAIPAAYFTTETVLVIVESQEKIFCGQIWPVDQQLYYKSYFLFVFGLEFVGPVVVMTLCYARVSQELWFKAVPGFQTEQIRRRLRCRRRTVLGLVCVLSAYVLCWAPFYGFTIVRDFFPSVFVKEKHYLTAFYVVECIAMSNSMINTLCFVTVRNNTCKYLKRILRLQWRASPSGSKASADLDLRTTGMPATEEVDCIRLK